TGTACATGCATAATATACATAAACAACCTAGGTGATGAATAGATAAAAAATACCAAGCATGAATGAATCAAAGTCAAATGCATAGTTTGTACAAGTACAAGAAAAGATTGGCAGGAAAAAGCCTTTGTTCATTGTGATACTCTACTGACTTTTCAGGAAGGATGACTAAGAGTTTCCAATGACAGAACTTCCCCTGAATTCCAATCTGTAAATTTGGGGTCTCAACTCTCAAGCCAGAAGATATGGCTCATTCAAGCTTCCTGTGTAATTTACTTTACACCGTTCAGGAAACTGCAACCCAGCCTCATCACAACCTGACTTTGTAATATGAGGGCAGGATCTCACATCAAGGTACTCTAAAGTGCTGCACTTCTCCAAAAGCATGCCTATCCCAGACACTGTTATCTTCGGACAGTTGCTAACTTTCAAAACCTTCAGCCTTAATTCACTTTTTATAGTTCCTAAACCTTGAAAAGCAGCATCTGTAACCTCCTCACAGCATCCAACGTCAAGAGCCTCTAGATTTCTGCACTCAGTGAGGATACAGCTTAATGAAGAGTCGGAGATACTTAAACACCAGTCCATACGCAAATTCTTTAAACTATTTTTACAGGCTGAAGCCAATGATTTTATAGACTTATCAGAGATGTCTCGACAGCCCCCTATAATAAGGGTTTCAAGATTATCGCAAAATTTGGCTAAGGATAATACAGATTCATCCCCAACTTTGTAGCAATCCAACAACTTCAGTGTCTTGAGACAATATGAACATGCCTTTGAAAGATTGGAAATTCCAATGTCCCCAACATTGCTGCACTTATTGATGTCTAAGTACTGGATTCGCTGGCAACCACTGACAAGATCTGTTAGCCCGTGGTCAGTTATGTTGGTGCATCCTTGCAGGCCCAACTCTTTTAGATTAGGACAGTTCTTAGAAAGAGCTTTTAGCACACCATCAGTGACGAATCTGCATCCAGCAAGATGTAGGTACAGTAGATCTCTACAACCTTCAGCAACAGATAACAACCCCTTATCTGTTAGCTTTCTGCAATATGATACATCCAAAGACTGTAGAGAAGGCAGACCACATCCAATTGACCGCATCCCACTATCAGTAATTCCTATACACAACATAACACAACAGGTAATGTAATAGGTAGAACAGGATTATCCAAACGAATATTATACAATAATTAAGGCAAGAAGCTaacaaatttttgttttttttttttttcaaaagagcATTACTTTACCTTTACAATTCTGCAATTGGAGGACCCTCAAGCATTTGAACCCATTAGCAATGACCGAAAGATCAGAGTCAGTAACACCAGGATAGAAGGACCTGGAAACTGACTGAGAAAGATCCAATTCAATCAAGCGAGAGAACCTGGCAGCCATCTTCTGAAGCATGTGAGGTCCCGCACGAGCAGCAAGTTTCTTCCTTTCAGTGCTCTGCAAACGAAGCCATCTCTTGCATACCAACCCGAATATCTCCTTATCCTTGTCGCTCTCCAGCTTTGACAAAATCGACCTCAGCTCGTCATCTGTCAGCGACTCGTTTATGCAAATTGAAGAATCCATAGAACAGTGGATCTGTGATTGCTAAGCAATGGGATTAAGGCCGATAACAGAAACCCTAATATCTCCTTCCTTGTTTCTTCTTCTGCCTTTGGCTTTGTGGGTTGAGTGATACTGTAAAAGTATGATACAAGTGGCAATGGAGTCTATAAGGAAAATACATAAATGGAGCCGTTTGTTGAAGTAGGGAGCTGTCTTTGTGGGGTTATTTTAGAGTTTTCGAGAATCCGTTAGGTGTAATCTATGAGGGGATTTTGACCCGTCCATATCCATCCCGATCCTTTTATCCTACAAATCACTGAAAAAAGGGATATAGTATGACAAGCATGCGAAAACTcagaatttcaattaaaattattttaaatttaattaaaattgatctaAACATGTCCAAAActtgtttattatttaaataatatttaaattctctATTTTGTAAGAGATTTTGTTTTTTCAAATGCTTGGAAGCTAAACTCTTATATGGTTTTTAGTGTTAAAGCAGGTGTAGGTGGCGTTGGGGGTAGGGAGAGCATATGTGATTGTGGACTTAAACCTATTGCTTTGCGGTCCTAATTTGTAGTTGGTTTAGGCCTAGTTTTTAAGATTTGTACTCCCATCTTTTTATCAATGAAATGCACATCttctgaatatatatatatatatatatttctcataatacttttttttattacaaaaaataagatgagatttttttataaaattactattttatgtaaataagttaattataaaaaatttattaatttaacataaaaaGTAAAGTTAtattattactataaaattaattagaaaaataaataatctacCATATAATCTatgaagtttatttttataattttattataaaatttgcttatttgttttattaagactctatttatttatatttataaaatattttttattatttaattttaatttaaaaaattaaaatttattaacaattttatatataaattatttttattaagactctatttatttatgaaaaataacaaATTTGCTTATTTGTATGATTTTATGGAATTagttatattctaaatttaattcatattaAACTTAGTGGAACTTAAAACAACTTTTACAAAACTTACGTTATAACAAATTGTGGACTGAAATGCCAAAGTATATCTTAATGAcattatttcatgtttaaaaacaaaaaaatctgCATGTAATATATTACA
This sequence is a window from Manihot esculenta cultivar AM560-2 chromosome 4, M.esculenta_v8, whole genome shotgun sequence. Protein-coding genes within it:
- the LOC110614172 gene encoding F-box/LRR-repeat protein 4 — translated: MDSSICINESLTDDELRSILSKLESDKDKEIFGLVCKRWLRLQSTERKKLAARAGPHMLQKMAARFSRLIELDLSQSVSRSFYPGVTDSDLSVIANGFKCLRVLQLQNCKGITDSGMRSIGCGLPSLQSLDVSYCRKLTDKGLLSVAEGCRDLLYLHLAGCRFVTDGVLKALSKNCPNLKELGLQGCTNITDHGLTDLVSGCQRIQYLDINKCSNVGDIGISNLSKACSYCLKTLKLLDCYKVGDESVLSLAKFCDNLETLIIGGCRDISDKSIKSLASACKNSLKNLRMDWCLSISDSSLSCILTECRNLEALDVGCCEEVTDAAFQGLGTIKSELRLKVLKVSNCPKITVSGIGMLLEKCSTLEYLDVRSCPHITKSGCDEAGLQFPERCKVNYTGSLNEPYLLA